From a region of the Salvelinus alpinus chromosome 2, SLU_Salpinus.1, whole genome shotgun sequence genome:
- the LOC139542497 gene encoding myeloid-associated differentiation marker homolog gives MPVIVLEASDLTSPLSLVRMLALLSGCLTFSLVASLVPSELTSDTHQPSFRILCMFTWCLFFILTFLIHVVNIIQFHSLVPISWKNLTVTVAALATLMTFSATVTFPWAVMGHEGVWPRPIAAVLASCLTFLAYATEAYLIRTQTQNQKGYMASVPGLLKVLQLWGGCEMIVLVVEQVCGALVKGAGVGLAAVCWQLWVSGVVYALCLLMSMGTVMVVLGDCAGRCPLPFDRLLASFSLTGVLLYVVATVLCFTRVLELQNSGQDFTDRKTGPTLVVMEAVMTSITLLAYTVDLAFSIKLLRDRSHA, from the coding sequence ATGCCTGTAATTGTACTGGAGGCCAGTGATCTGACCAGCCCTCTGTCGCTGGTGCGTATGTTGGCTCTCCTGTCCGGTTGCCTCACCTTCAGCCTGGTAGCCTCCCTGGTTCCCTCGGAGCTGACCTCTGACACCCACCAGCCCTCCTTCAGGATCCTCTGCATGTTCACCTGGTGCCTCTTCTTCATCCTCACCTTCCTAATACACGTGGTCAACATCATCCAGTTCCACAGCCTGGTCCCCATCTCCTGGAAGAATCTGACCGTGACCGTGGCGGCTCTCGCCACCCTCATGACCTTCAGCGCCACGGTCACCTTTCCTTGGGCGGTCATGGGTCATGAAGGTGTCTGGCCCCGTCCTATCGCCGCCGTCTTGGCATCGTGTCTCACCTTCCTGGCCTATGCAACCGAGGCCTACCTCATCCGCACCCAGACCCAGAACCAGAAGGGCTACATGGCCAGCGTACCCGGCCTGCTCAAGGTGCTCCAGCTCTGGGGAGGATGTGAGATGATCGTCCTGGTGGTGGAGCAGGTCTGTGGAGCTTTGGTAAAAGGAGCTGGGGTAGGGTTGGCAGCTGTGTGTTGGCAGCTATGGGTGTCTGGGGTGGTGTATGCCCTCTGTCTCCTAATGTCCATGGGTACAGTGATGGTGGTTCTAGGGGACTGTGCTGGGCGATGTCCTCTGCCCTTTGACCGCCTGCTGGCAAGCTTCAGTCTGACAGGGGTGCTTCTCTATGTGGTCGCCACCGTACTGTGTTTTaccagagtcctggagctacaaAACTCTGGCCAAGACTTCACAGACAGGAAAACTGGGCCCACCCTTGTTGTCATGGAAGCGGTGATGACCAGCATTACTCTGCTAGCTTACACAGTGGACCTGGCCTTCTCTATCAAACTGCTGCGGGATAGGAGTCATGCCTGA